ACTCGATAGGTGGAAACGCTTCGCAATTCATGACACGAAAGGGGGTGTGTCGGAGTCAGACTCGCGATTCCCGAAGTGCGTGATTATCGACGACCTGCCGGAGAAGTTCCCAGCGCCGGGTGACCCGGACAAGCAGAACCCGGACCAGTTGGTGAAAAAGAGCAACCCTTACGATCCGAGTGCGAACTCGCAGAGGTTGTTTCGCTGGTTCTGGGCGCATCGTAATCAAACGAGCACGATTTGGGTGCTGAGTTGCAACCCAGAGGAGGCAGAAGTGTGGTTATCGACCATCCGTCAGTACGCGAGTTGGGAGAAGACCGCAACCGCTACAGAAGCAGAGCAAACGGAACGTGTGCTGGATATCAATTTAGGAGAGATTGACGCGGAAGTTGTGCCGTCCACCAACCCGCCCGCGCTTCCTCGAACCCCATAAGGCGGAGTTCTTTGCCCTGCTTCAGCCCATCAGCACATCTGAAAGAAGGCCTTCGTGGGTCGTTTGACTCGAAGGTGGCCAAAAAATGTCGGCGTCAGATCGGGAAGCCAAGCAGCTTGCGGAAGAGGCGGATGCATTCACCGATATGGCGGACGATGCCGAGCGAGACAGCCACTTCGTGGATGATCCTGGTGGGCGAACCGCTGACAAAAAGTCATTCTGATGGGTCCTTCCCCTTCCCGACCCGGGGGAGACCCCACGGGGAACAGCCGGGCTTATACACACAGTAGCGGATGAAGAGCGCCGGGCTTGCGTCGGGCGCCAGATCGGTCATGCTGGAAGCAGTTCCAAGGGACGACCGATGACCGAAGCGGAGTGGCTGGCGTGTCAGTCTACGGAGATGTTGTTGACTCAGTTCGACGGTCAGGCCACGGAGCGGAAGTTCCGGCTATTCGCCTGCGCTTGCTACCGGCGGTGCGGTCCGCTCCCGCGAGCGGACGAGAGGGAGCGTGCGGCCGCGTGGCGCGCCGTGGAAACGGCCGAGCGGTACGCGGACGGGCTGGCAGATGACGAGGAACTACTTGCCGCCGAGCGCGTTGGCGCTGTTGGCGGCTGCATGGCCAGCGATGTTTGCTTCCACCACAGTTTGGTCAGGAACTCCGACGGTTATTTCGCGGCGAAATCCGCAGCTCACAATTGCGACGACGAAGCCGAAGGGGGCTGGTCTGTTGCAATGGCTCGTGACATCTTCGGGAACCCGTTCCGCCCCGTCGCTTTCTCCCCTTCGTGGCGAACTAGCACCGCTGTTGCGCTGGCGTCGCAGATGTACGAGTCCCGG
This region of Gemmata massiliana genomic DNA includes:
- a CDS encoding ATP-binding protein; the encoded protein is MNYEWWTDQKGYFDRSGLPSGWVRVSEYDTSRACPDLGIRKTMEQQTKTYLTTLGGESPRHCVIRGGSATDRTDLAAALGVEFASRRKAVYYFTANKLLERADELDRWKRFAIHDTKGGVSESDSRFPKCVIIDDLPEKFPAPGDPDKQNPDQLVKKSNPYDPSANSQRLFRWFWAHRNQTSTIWVLSCNPEEAEVWLSTIRQYASWEKTATATEAEQTERVLDINLGEIDAEVVPSTNPPALPRTP